From Candidatus Vondammii sp. HM_W22, one genomic window encodes:
- the aroK gene encoding shikimate kinase AroK, translating into MINRLKNIFLIGPMGAGKTTIGRQVANHLGWEFDDSDHEIQRRTGVDIPTIFDFEGESGFRKREKVVIDELTQQEGLVLATGGGGILDLDNRRNLSSRGFVVYLYCSPEQQYERTSRDRNRPLLQTEDPLKKLQALAKEREPLYRQTADIVVTTEKRGASAVTREIIQRYQSE; encoded by the coding sequence ATGATTAACCGATTGAAAAATATTTTCCTGATAGGACCTATGGGTGCGGGAAAGACGACGATAGGTCGGCAGGTGGCAAACCATCTCGGCTGGGAGTTTGATGATAGTGATCATGAGATTCAGCGGCGCACCGGGGTGGATATTCCGACGATCTTCGATTTTGAAGGAGAATCGGGTTTTCGCAAAAGAGAGAAAGTGGTTATAGATGAGCTGACCCAGCAGGAAGGGTTGGTTTTGGCAACGGGTGGGGGGGGTATTTTGGATCTGGATAACCGGCGCAATCTCAGCAGCCGAGGGTTCGTTGTCTATCTCTACTGCAGTCCCGAGCAGCAATATGAGCGGACCAGCAGGGACCGCAACCGACCGCTCCTGCAGACCGAGGACCCACTTAAGAAACTTCAGGCGCTGGCCAAAGAAAGAGAGCCGCTCTATCGGCAGACTGCAGACATTGTTGTGACCACGGAAAAACGCGGTGCCTCCGCAGTAACCAGAGAGATAATTCAGCGATACCAGTCGGAGTAG
- the pilQ gene encoding type IV pilus secretin PilQ, protein MNDKPMDRKQRSEIGGCMPFISCLFRALMAMTLIAVAIGAMSAHAAGNVLKEMSFSSLPGGAVRIVLIAENVLDPPKLFTTDNPARIALDFFDMSNGLVRKTQSVGIGMARSVTAVEAGGRTRVVINLVASASHDIQVEGNRVMVIIDGGDQSTQQQAASGTLTSSFASASAVTPATNGSIRNVDFRRGDSGEGRLIIELGDPSNIVDMRTEGGRIVLEIMNTSLPERLMRKFDVSDFTTPVKSFEVSSRGRNVHVGITTTGEYEYFAFQADKLYTVEFRPLTKAEKQGLLDRKKMFTGKRLSLNFQDIKVRAVLQLLADFTDINLVTSGTVRGRITLRLRNVPWDQVLDIILKTHGLSKRVKGSVMLIAPTEELVARERLELESQQQIDELAPLHSEFMQINYAKARDIRRLLKSEDNQLLTPGRGNVAVDKRTNTLLVQDTAARLEDIRRLIVGLDVPVRQVLIESRVVIANNDFARDIGVRFGVNTELKLGGGNFVSLGGGLPGNLEGSFGKAPGVKNPAGSTKEALLVNLPQILSAERGGALNLVLGKLGSYLLQLELSAMQQEGRGEIISSPRVITSDQHTAIIKQGVEIPYQEASSSGATSVSFKEAVLKLEVTPHITPDDSIMMDLVINKDNPDFGRSVLGVPPVATREIETTVLVDNGATVVLGGIFEQTENNKREQIPFFGDLPYVGFLFKQEMTKNKHTELLVFVTPKILKGSLRRGL, encoded by the coding sequence ATGAATGACAAGCCAATGGATCGTAAACAGCGGAGTGAAATTGGAGGCTGCATGCCGTTCATTTCATGTTTGTTCCGAGCGCTGATGGCAATGACGCTGATTGCAGTAGCAATTGGTGCTATGTCGGCTCATGCTGCAGGCAATGTTCTGAAAGAGATGAGCTTTTCATCTTTGCCGGGAGGGGCCGTACGTATCGTTTTGATAGCAGAGAATGTACTGGATCCGCCAAAATTATTTACCACGGATAATCCCGCGCGCATTGCTTTGGATTTTTTTGATATGAGCAACGGGTTGGTGCGCAAGACCCAGTCTGTTGGCATTGGTATGGCGCGGAGTGTCACTGCCGTAGAGGCAGGTGGCCGGACCCGTGTTGTCATTAATCTGGTGGCCAGTGCTAGCCACGATATACAGGTCGAAGGTAACCGGGTTATGGTCATAATCGACGGTGGCGACCAATCAACTCAACAGCAAGCTGCAAGCGGTACTCTCACAAGTTCTTTTGCCTCGGCCTCTGCTGTCACACCAGCGACCAATGGAAGTATACGCAATGTTGATTTTCGTCGGGGAGATTCAGGCGAAGGCCGACTAATTATCGAGCTTGGTGATCCCTCTAATATTGTCGATATGCGCACCGAGGGTGGGCGGATTGTTCTTGAAATCATGAACACATCGTTACCCGAGCGTTTGATGCGTAAATTTGACGTCTCTGATTTTACTACCCCGGTGAAAAGTTTCGAGGTTTCATCCCGAGGCCGGAATGTCCATGTGGGCATTACCACGACCGGTGAATATGAGTATTTTGCCTTTCAGGCTGACAAATTGTACACGGTCGAGTTTCGGCCGCTGACCAAAGCTGAGAAGCAAGGGCTTCTGGACAGGAAAAAAATGTTTACCGGCAAACGGTTGTCGTTGAATTTCCAGGACATAAAGGTCAGGGCAGTGCTTCAGCTATTAGCTGACTTTACCGACATCAATCTGGTCACATCGGGTACTGTTCGTGGTCGCATAACACTGCGGCTGAGGAATGTGCCTTGGGATCAGGTTTTGGACATTATCCTTAAGACCCATGGCCTGTCCAAGCGGGTGAAAGGTAGTGTGATGCTGATCGCTCCCACTGAAGAGCTTGTTGCCCGGGAGAGGCTGGAGCTTGAATCCCAGCAGCAGATCGACGAGCTTGCGCCTCTCCACTCTGAGTTTATGCAGATCAACTACGCAAAGGCCAGGGATATACGGAGGTTGCTTAAATCCGAGGACAACCAGTTGCTAACTCCTGGACGTGGTAATGTGGCGGTGGATAAGCGTACTAATACACTTCTGGTGCAGGATACGGCCGCTAGGCTGGAAGATATCAGGCGGCTGATAGTCGGTCTGGATGTTCCGGTCAGACAGGTGTTGATCGAGTCGCGTGTGGTCATTGCTAATAATGATTTCGCCCGGGATATCGGTGTTCGCTTTGGGGTCAATACTGAGCTTAAACTGGGTGGTGGTAATTTTGTTTCTCTTGGCGGTGGTCTGCCGGGAAACCTTGAAGGCTCTTTTGGAAAGGCTCCCGGTGTTAAAAATCCTGCAGGTAGCACAAAGGAGGCGCTTCTGGTCAATCTTCCCCAGATCTTGAGTGCTGAAAGAGGCGGTGCCTTGAATCTTGTTCTCGGTAAACTCGGTTCCTATCTTCTGCAGCTGGAACTTTCAGCTATGCAGCAGGAAGGACGTGGAGAAATTATTTCCAGTCCCCGGGTGATTACCTCGGATCAGCATACCGCTATCATTAAACAAGGCGTTGAGATCCCATATCAGGAGGCCTCATCCAGTGGAGCTACCTCAGTTTCATTTAAAGAAGCGGTACTGAAATTAGAAGTGACGCCTCATATTACACCGGATGACAGCATCATGATGGATCTGGTAATCAATAAGGATAACCCTGATTTTGGACGCTCTGTTCTTGGTGTTCCGCCTGTCGCTACCCGAGAGATAGAGACTACTGTACTGGTTGATAATGGTGCAACGGTTGTACTTGGCGGTATTTTTGAGCAGACTGAAAACAACAAGAGGGAGCAGATTCCATTTTTTGGTGACCTGCCTTATGTTGGCTTTCTGTTCAAGCAGGAGATGACCAAGAATAAGCATACCGAATTGTTGGTGTTTGTAACGCCGAAGATTCTAAAAGGGAGCCTAAGGAGGGGCCTCTGA
- a CDS encoding type 4a pilus biogenesis protein PilO, which translates to MKLEELNELDFSNIGNWPDAVKAFLVLVLCVGLGIGWYYYDTEEQLLGLEKAERKEQDLREEFKRKQVKAVNLEKYKEQLEEMRASFGAMLRQLPDKTEVGELLIDVSQTGLGAGLEFELFDPQDEVQREFYAELPIKIRVEGGYHEFGKFVSGLAALSRIVTLHNVTVTKQFKKDDGASNLVLETTAKTYRYIDEETGK; encoded by the coding sequence GTGAAGCTGGAAGAGCTGAACGAGCTGGATTTCAGCAATATAGGTAACTGGCCTGACGCAGTTAAAGCGTTTCTTGTGCTGGTCCTCTGCGTGGGGCTGGGTATTGGCTGGTACTACTATGACACGGAAGAGCAGCTGCTGGGTCTGGAGAAGGCAGAGAGGAAAGAGCAGGATCTGCGCGAGGAGTTTAAGCGGAAGCAGGTCAAGGCTGTCAATCTGGAAAAATACAAGGAGCAGCTCGAAGAGATGAGGGCATCGTTTGGCGCGATGCTTCGCCAACTGCCCGACAAGACTGAAGTGGGTGAGTTGTTGATCGATGTTTCACAGACTGGGCTGGGGGCAGGCCTGGAATTCGAGCTTTTTGACCCCCAGGATGAGGTGCAGCGTGAGTTCTACGCTGAGCTTCCGATCAAAATCAGGGTGGAGGGCGGTTATCACGAATTTGGTAAATTCGTTAGTGGGCTGGCCGCGCTGTCGCGTATCGTCACTCTGCATAATGTGACTGTTACCAAGCAGTTTAAGAAAGATGACGGCGCCAGCAACCTTGTACTGGAAACGACGGCGAAGACTTACCGATATATTGACGAGGAGACGGGGAAATGA
- a CDS encoding pilus assembly protein PilP, with the protein MQDLYGFVDQVKSLKAGYIEPLPEIEQIKTFAYVGDGRRDPFALLSGEEGSEFENADNGIYPDSNRHKEELESYPLDSLRMVGVLEQDEVIWALILNRENTIYRVKSGNYMGMSHGQITQVTENKVELTEIVSDPGGGYRERQASLVLRDNQENNR; encoded by the coding sequence ATGCAGGATCTGTACGGTTTTGTAGATCAGGTGAAGTCACTCAAAGCGGGGTACATTGAGCCCCTTCCAGAGATCGAACAGATTAAGACGTTCGCCTATGTGGGTGACGGGCGGCGTGACCCATTCGCGCTACTGTCGGGAGAGGAAGGATCAGAGTTTGAAAATGCGGATAACGGGATATATCCCGACTCAAATCGGCATAAGGAAGAGCTGGAGAGCTATCCGCTGGACTCGTTACGGATGGTGGGGGTTCTGGAACAGGATGAAGTGATATGGGCGCTGATTCTGAACCGGGAAAACACTATATATAGAGTGAAATCAGGGAATTATATGGGCATGAGTCATGGCCAGATCACCCAGGTTACTGAGAATAAAGTAGAGCTGACCGAGATCGTTTCAGATCCTGGTGGAGGCTATCGTGAGCGACAAGCCTCTTTGGTGCTGAGGGATAACCAAGAGAATAACAGATGA
- a CDS encoding pilus assembly protein PilM gives MHPLFGSKKRAVLGLDISSAAVKLLELSQSSRRSGAQYRVEAYAVEPLPADAVVEKNIADVDAVGQAIRNVIRKSNTKAKSAAVAVSGSAVITKIITMPVSLSDQEMETQIQLEADQYIPYPLEEVNIDFEVLNISERNPEMMDVLLAASRSENVDDRVAALEIAGLSAEVVDIEAYAMENAFTQIADQLPGVGGDQIVAIADIGATTTTLNVLNNGKIIYTREQNFGGRQLTEEIQRRYGLSLKEAGMAKCQGGLPDNYVTEVLEPFKEAMAQQISRSLQFFFSSSQYNSVDSVVLAGGSSSIPGVDELMEEKMGTPTIVANPFANMSVSSHVKNQGLSSDAPSLMIACGLALRSFD, from the coding sequence ATGCACCCTCTTTTCGGGTCAAAAAAACGGGCGGTACTCGGCCTGGACATCAGCTCTGCCGCAGTAAAATTGCTTGAATTAAGTCAATCATCTAGACGTTCCGGCGCGCAGTACCGTGTAGAAGCCTATGCAGTTGAGCCGCTTCCTGCTGACGCTGTCGTGGAGAAAAATATTGCCGATGTGGATGCGGTTGGGCAGGCGATCAGGAATGTCATTCGTAAATCCAACACCAAGGCAAAATCAGCTGCGGTGGCAGTATCTGGCTCTGCAGTTATCACCAAGATCATCACCATGCCGGTATCGCTCTCTGATCAGGAGATGGAGACGCAGATCCAGCTTGAAGCAGACCAGTATATCCCCTACCCATTGGAGGAGGTGAATATCGATTTTGAGGTACTGAATATTTCAGAAAGAAATCCGGAAATGATGGATGTTTTGCTGGCCGCATCGCGTAGCGAAAATGTAGACGATCGTGTCGCTGCATTGGAGATTGCGGGGCTGTCTGCCGAGGTGGTCGATATTGAAGCTTACGCAATGGAAAATGCGTTCACGCAGATCGCCGATCAGCTCCCTGGAGTCGGCGGTGACCAGATTGTGGCCATTGCAGATATTGGTGCCACCACCACTACGCTGAATGTACTGAATAACGGAAAAATCATCTACACCAGGGAGCAGAATTTCGGCGGACGGCAGCTGACAGAAGAAATACAGCGTCGATATGGCCTTTCACTCAAGGAGGCAGGGATGGCAAAATGTCAGGGCGGCTTACCTGATAATTATGTTACTGAGGTTCTGGAGCCGTTCAAGGAGGCAATGGCCCAGCAGATCAGTCGGTCTCTGCAGTTTTTTTTCTCCTCAAGCCAATACAACAGTGTCGACAGTGTTGTTCTGGCAGGTGGCAGCTCTTCCATTCCTGGTGTGGATGAGTTGATGGAAGAGAAGATGGGCACACCAACCATTGTAGCCAATCCTTTTGCTAACATGTCGGTCTCATCTCATGTCAAAAACCAGGGTTTGAGCAGCGATGCGCCTTCATTGATGATCGCCTGTGGGCTTGCTTTGAGGAGCTTCGACTGA
- a CDS encoding PilN domain-containing protein encodes MARINLLPWRDNLRKKRQRDFVTSTLLALLVTGAACGGARFYVEELISHQNQRNGFLKREIVIVDKKITEIKELEATKAKLIARMTVIQSLQSSRPEIVHLFDELVSTIPEGIHLVRLTQSANAITLDGKAQSNARVSAYMKNIDDSLWLGKPELQIVSNKEQAAVALSEFTLKAKQISAKAKEGYK; translated from the coding sequence ATGGCGCGAATTAATCTACTGCCGTGGCGAGATAATCTACGCAAAAAACGTCAGAGAGACTTTGTTACCTCCACTCTGTTGGCTCTGTTGGTGACTGGTGCCGCCTGCGGTGGTGCCCGCTTTTATGTTGAAGAGTTGATTAGTCACCAGAATCAACGCAACGGCTTCCTGAAGCGCGAAATTGTGATCGTTGATAAAAAAATCACGGAGATCAAAGAGCTTGAGGCGACGAAAGCCAAGCTTATTGCCCGTATGACTGTGATTCAGTCGCTGCAGAGCAGTCGGCCGGAGATTGTTCACCTGTTTGATGAGTTGGTATCGACAATTCCTGAAGGTATCCATCTTGTAAGGTTAACTCAGTCCGCCAACGCCATAACACTTGACGGCAAGGCTCAGTCCAATGCGCGGGTATCGGCGTATATGAAGAATATCGATGATTCACTTTGGCTGGGTAAGCCCGAGCTGCAGATCGTTTCCAATAAGGAGCAGGCTGCAGTTGCTTTAAGTGAGTTTACGCTGAAAGCCAAGCAGATATCTGCCAAGGCCAAGGAGGGGTATAAGTGA
- a CDS encoding penicillin-binding protein 1A has translation MKWLIKSLKLLFWLSLIGGIAEILTVGGLYFYFEPQLPSTENLRNTKFQVPLRVYSKDLKLIAEFGEKRRIPLTYAEIPEPMVRAFLAAEDDRFFVHPGVDYQGLLRAAYLLITTGERRQGGSTITMQVARNFYLSREKTFARKFNEILLSLQIEKDLSKQEILALYLNKIYLGNRAYGVGAAAQVYYGKSVDQLTLEQTAMIAGLPKAPSKYNPLANPMRALLRRDYVLGRMAHLRSISEAERQAAVKEPVTASLHRAQAAVEAPFVAEMVRSEMVSRYGKEAYTSGYKVYTTIDSRLQTAANSAIRQALQAYDKRHGYRGIERHTDITNIGNDNELDELLKDEKVLADLLPAIATEIDEKSATIYIKGGERTTLDWKALSWAQPYVDENHRGHQPESAGAVIKPGDFIRVVKEQSKEGVGSWRLAQIPKAEGALVSLEPDDGAVIALVGGYDFYHSKFNRVLQAKRQPGSGFKAIIYSAALEAGFTPASLINDAPVVFDDPSLESAWRPENYSGKFFGPTRLRYALIKSRNLVSIRLLRSMGINHALQHAKRFGFNPDELPHNLSLALGSGAITPMQMATAYAVLANGGYRIEPYFIERIEGYQKEILFQANPPLVCEKCSETKTKLAPEKNETSFGADNTAEEVKPLIAPRVISPQNHYLMNSMMRDVITRGTARRARSLGRNDLAGKTGTTNDQRDAWFNGFNRSHVAIAWVGFDSSMPLGKGEVGGRAALPAWISYMQEALKGVEEAPLRMPPGMVTVRIDPKTGKRASVNQDDAIFEVFRSENAPTGSTDPQSVNNGTSGSSENSSSTEEEELF, from the coding sequence ATGAAGTGGTTAATCAAGTCCCTGAAGCTCCTTTTCTGGCTCAGCCTAATCGGCGGAATTGCCGAAATTTTGACGGTCGGCGGCCTCTATTTTTATTTTGAGCCGCAATTACCCTCGACGGAAAATCTGAGAAACACCAAATTCCAGGTACCGCTGAGGGTCTATAGCAAGGATCTAAAACTCATCGCAGAGTTTGGTGAAAAGCGCCGTATTCCGCTTACCTATGCAGAGATTCCGGAACCTATGGTCCGGGCTTTCCTGGCCGCAGAGGATGATCGCTTCTTCGTACACCCAGGCGTCGATTATCAGGGTCTCCTGAGAGCTGCCTACCTGCTCATCACAACAGGCGAGCGACGACAGGGTGGAAGTACCATCACCATGCAGGTCGCCCGCAATTTTTACCTGTCGCGGGAAAAAACCTTTGCCCGTAAATTCAATGAAATACTCCTCTCTCTGCAAATTGAAAAAGATCTGTCGAAGCAGGAGATCCTCGCTCTCTATCTGAACAAGATCTACCTGGGTAATCGGGCCTACGGCGTAGGAGCTGCAGCCCAAGTCTATTATGGAAAGAGTGTTGATCAACTTACCCTCGAACAGACAGCAATGATTGCAGGCCTGCCAAAAGCGCCATCGAAGTATAATCCTCTGGCCAACCCGATGCGAGCCTTACTGAGACGTGATTATGTACTTGGCCGAATGGCCCATCTGCGCTCTATCAGCGAAGCCGAGCGCCAAGCTGCCGTCAAGGAACCGGTGACGGCATCGCTCCACCGGGCTCAGGCAGCAGTGGAAGCACCATTCGTTGCCGAAATGGTCCGCTCAGAAATGGTTAGCCGCTATGGCAAAGAGGCCTATACCAGCGGTTACAAGGTTTATACCACCATCGACAGCCGGCTTCAAACAGCGGCAAACAGCGCTATCAGACAAGCACTGCAAGCCTATGACAAGCGCCATGGATACCGCGGTATCGAACGCCACACAGACATAACCAACATCGGGAACGACAATGAGCTGGATGAACTGCTCAAGGACGAAAAAGTTCTCGCCGACCTGCTACCGGCCATCGCCACCGAAATCGATGAAAAGAGCGCGACTATCTATATAAAGGGGGGTGAGCGCACCACCCTCGACTGGAAGGCATTGAGTTGGGCTCAACCCTATGTTGACGAAAACCATCGCGGTCATCAGCCAGAATCTGCCGGAGCCGTGATTAAACCAGGCGACTTTATCCGCGTAGTGAAGGAGCAATCAAAAGAGGGGGTTGGCTCTTGGCGGCTGGCACAAATACCGAAAGCGGAAGGTGCGCTGGTCTCACTGGAACCTGATGATGGCGCCGTTATCGCTCTGGTGGGCGGATATGATTTCTATCATAGCAAATTCAATCGCGTCCTCCAGGCAAAGCGCCAACCCGGCTCCGGTTTCAAAGCCATTATCTACTCTGCCGCCCTGGAAGCAGGCTTCACCCCTGCAAGCCTGATTAACGACGCTCCCGTGGTATTTGACGATCCCAGTCTCGAAAGCGCCTGGCGTCCAGAAAACTATAGCGGAAAATTCTTTGGCCCAACACGCCTGCGCTACGCCCTGATAAAATCCCGTAATTTGGTCTCGATCCGGCTGTTACGGTCAATGGGCATCAACCATGCCCTGCAGCATGCCAAACGCTTCGGCTTCAATCCAGACGAGTTGCCGCACAACCTGTCGCTCGCCCTGGGAAGCGGTGCCATTACCCCGATGCAGATGGCAACCGCCTATGCCGTACTGGCAAACGGTGGCTACCGTATCGAGCCCTATTTCATCGAAAGAATTGAAGGGTATCAAAAAGAGATTCTGTTCCAGGCCAATCCTCCACTGGTATGTGAAAAGTGCAGTGAAACCAAAACAAAACTGGCTCCTGAGAAGAATGAAACCTCCTTCGGGGCTGACAATACCGCCGAGGAGGTTAAGCCGCTCATTGCCCCACGGGTTATCAGCCCCCAGAATCACTACCTGATGAACTCTATGATGCGCGATGTCATCACCCGGGGCACAGCCCGTCGCGCCCGCTCACTGGGGCGGAATGATCTAGCTGGGAAAACCGGCACCACCAATGATCAGCGAGATGCTTGGTTCAATGGCTTCAATCGCTCTCATGTCGCCATTGCCTGGGTTGGCTTCGATTCATCAATGCCACTGGGTAAAGGAGAGGTAGGTGGCCGTGCGGCCCTGCCAGCCTGGATCAGCTATATGCAGGAGGCGCTAAAGGGTGTAGAAGAGGCGCCCTTAAGAATGCCCCCCGGCATGGTAACCGTACGAATCGACCCAAAAACAGGAAAAAGGGCCAGCGTGAACCAGGATGATGCTATTTTTGAGGTTTTCCGCTCAGAAAATGCGCCAACAGGGAGTACAGACCCCCAATCGGTAAATAATGGAACATCTGGGAGTAGCGAAAATAGCAGTTCCACTGAGGAAGAAGAACTATTTTAA
- the aroB gene encoding 3-dehydroquinate synthase, producing MNAEIRILNVDLGERSYPIYIGSGLIGDKAIYQRHIPGRQVMVVSNETVAPLYLNKLLDGLTGFQVETVVLPDGEQFKTLEVWQTIFDALLTKRLNRQCTIIALGGGVVGDMAGFAAACYQRGIHFVQVPTTLLAQVDSSVGGKTGVNHPLGKNMIGAFYQPKCVIADTETLDTLDDRQLSAGIAEIIKYGLIDDPDLFAWLESNISRLRSRELEALCYAIERSCHDKAEVVAADEFEAGHRALLNLGHTFGHAIETGVGYGEWLHGEAVATGMCMAADLSLRLGWLAEEDANRIIDLIQKAGLPVSPPAAMDTERFLDLMAVDKKVVTGKIRLVLMEGIGNSLITEDFDSGALIETLAEYGRRYV from the coding sequence TTGAATGCAGAGATTCGAATACTCAATGTGGATTTGGGCGAACGCTCATATCCTATCTATATCGGTTCCGGACTGATTGGCGATAAGGCGATCTATCAGCGCCATATTCCAGGACGTCAGGTGATGGTTGTCAGCAATGAAACCGTTGCGCCACTCTATCTGAATAAATTATTAGATGGCCTGACAGGTTTTCAAGTCGAGACGGTTGTTCTTCCGGATGGTGAGCAATTTAAAACCCTCGAAGTCTGGCAAACCATTTTTGATGCCTTGTTGACAAAACGATTAAACCGCCAATGCACGATTATTGCGCTGGGAGGCGGTGTTGTCGGAGACATGGCAGGCTTTGCCGCCGCTTGTTATCAGAGAGGCATTCATTTTGTGCAAGTGCCAACAACATTGCTCGCACAAGTGGATTCATCGGTGGGTGGCAAGACAGGGGTCAATCATCCCCTTGGGAAAAATATGATTGGTGCTTTCTATCAGCCTAAGTGCGTTATTGCAGATACGGAAACCCTAGATACCCTGGATGATCGGCAACTTTCGGCAGGTATCGCTGAAATAATCAAATATGGCCTGATCGATGACCCTGATTTGTTTGCCTGGCTGGAGAGCAATATCTCCAGACTGCGGAGCAGAGAACTTGAAGCGCTTTGCTATGCTATTGAGCGCTCCTGCCATGATAAGGCAGAGGTGGTTGCTGCAGATGAATTTGAAGCTGGACATCGTGCCTTGTTAAATCTTGGACACACCTTCGGCCATGCCATTGAGACTGGTGTTGGTTATGGTGAGTGGTTACATGGTGAAGCTGTGGCAACCGGCATGTGTATGGCGGCTGATCTTTCACTGCGCCTCGGCTGGCTTGCTGAAGAAGATGCCAATCGAATAATTGATCTGATTCAAAAGGCAGGGCTACCGGTTTCACCTCCGGCTGCTATGGATACAGAACGCTTTCTCGATCTGATGGCGGTGGATAAAAAAGTGGTGACCGGAAAGATTAGGCTGGTTTTGATGGAAGGCATTGGTAACTCTTTGATCACAGAGGATTTTGATAGCGGAGCGCTAATAGAAACTTTGGCAGAATATGGAAGGAGGTATGTCTGA
- a CDS encoding citrate synthase gives MTNKFVNLTNSTDGLSAELPLYLGTEGPEVLDISTLYRDMGVFTYDPGFMATASCKSSITYIDGNKGILRYRGYPIEQLAENSNYLEVSYLLLYGELPTSIQFDIFKGNICYHTMVKETLKSFFGGFHHDAHPMGIMVGVVGSLSAFYHDSLDIHDPRHREISAHRLIAKMPTIAAASYKHSIGEPFIYPRNDLDYCENFLRMMFATPCEDYQLDPVAVKAVNLLFILHADHEQNASTSTVRLAGSSQANPFACIASGIASLWGPFHGGANEAVLDMLNEIGDVSQIDKYIAKAKDKDDPFRLMGFGHRVYKNFDPRATIIREMCHEVLKTVSAEDNPLFELALELEQVALNDEYFVERKLYPNVDFYSGIIYRALKIPNNMLTVMFAIARTVGWVAHWLEMMADPKQRIGRPRQIYTGAGERDYRSMDKR, from the coding sequence ATGACAAACAAGTTCGTTAATTTGACCAATAGTACTGATGGGCTCTCTGCTGAATTACCCCTGTATTTGGGTACAGAAGGTCCAGAAGTGTTGGATATTTCCACTCTTTACCGGGATATGGGTGTTTTTACTTACGATCCGGGCTTTATGGCGACTGCCAGTTGCAAGAGCTCAATTACCTATATTGACGGTAACAAGGGTATCCTGCGCTATCGCGGATACCCCATTGAGCAGCTTGCGGAAAACAGCAATTATCTGGAAGTGTCTTACCTGTTGCTGTACGGCGAACTGCCTACGAGCATCCAATTCGATATATTCAAGGGCAATATCTGTTACCACACGATGGTTAAGGAGACACTGAAGAGCTTCTTTGGTGGATTCCACCATGATGCCCACCCCATGGGAATCATGGTGGGTGTCGTGGGTTCCCTCTCGGCGTTCTATCACGACTCATTGGATATCCATGATCCCCGGCATCGGGAAATCTCCGCTCATCGCCTGATCGCAAAGATGCCGACCATTGCGGCAGCCAGTTACAAGCACAGTATTGGTGAACCTTTTATTTATCCACGCAATGATCTGGATTATTGCGAAAACTTCCTGAGAATGATGTTTGCCACGCCTTGTGAGGATTATCAGCTGGATCCTGTCGCGGTGAAGGCGGTGAACCTGCTGTTTATTCTGCATGCCGATCATGAACAGAACGCCAGTACCTCCACCGTACGACTGGCGGGCAGTTCCCAGGCCAACCCGTTTGCCTGTATCGCATCGGGCATAGCATCTCTCTGGGGGCCTTTCCACGGCGGCGCAAATGAGGCGGTGCTGGATATGCTGAATGAGATCGGGGATGTCTCCCAGATCGATAAATACATCGCCAAGGCTAAAGACAAAGACGATCCTTTCCGCCTGATGGGTTTCGGTCATCGCGTGTATAAGAATTTTGACCCTCGCGCAACGATTATCCGGGAGATGTGCCATGAAGTGTTGAAGACGGTTTCGGCGGAGGATAATCCCTTGTTTGAGCTGGCACTTGAGCTGGAACAGGTTGCCCTTAATGACGAGTATTTTGTCGAACGGAAACTCTATCCCAACGTGGATTTCTATTCGGGCATTATCTACCGCGCACTAAAAATACCGAACAATATGTTAACGGTGATGTTTGCCATTGCCAGAACGGTAGGCTGGGTGGCCCACTGGCTTGAGATGATGGCTGATCCAAAGCAGCGGATCGGGCGGCCGCGTCAAATTTATACCGGTGCGGGAGAGCGGGATTATAGGTCAATGGATAAACGCTAA